In Marinobacter antarcticus, one genomic interval encodes:
- a CDS encoding efflux RND transporter permease subunit has translation MSRELPPVGPSGAIARVFQDNHLTPLLALLSIILGVLAVVVTPKEEEPQIDVTMADIMVAFPGASTQEVESAIATPAEQVMSEIAGVEHVYSVSRQGQAIITVQFEVGIPRQEALVRLYDQVYSNQDWLPPDLGATQPLVKPKGIDDVPVMTLTLYDPVNGHTGEELTRLAHMLEVALKRVPGTRDVYTVGGVPDRVDIHFDPALLAGFNLTLSDIRDALRAANSSSQDARITRDNLSIPVQVGTLLKSMDDVRALVVGMHNGAAVYLDDVANVSRGGTVADQSVMTGFGPAADVGNVGKPGDVYPAVTLAIAKKPGQNAVDITTAIEQRLELIRNRALPEGVEVIVTRDYGETASVKARKLISDLTSATLCVVLLVLVAMGWRQALIVGIAVLITLLLTLVFSWAWGFTLNRVSLFALIFSIGILVDDGIVITENINRRIRNSNLPVRDIIPVAVDEVGTPTIMASLTIMAALLPMAFVTGLMGPYMSPIPINASAGMVLSQIVAFVVAPWLALRLLKHQKGETATEAEEAGSSADGVSPMSLKIFGGILSPFLGDHRWRRRLLALGVILLTLAASSLPVFQAVIMKMLPFDNKSELQVVVDMPESTPVEQTQRVLMEMGHYLETVDEVTSWQSYAGTAAPINFNGLVRQYYLRSDPYQGDIQVNLSDEGVRSRQSHVIAQALREPLTAIGNRYDASVKIVEVPPGPPVLSPVVAEIYGADPDQRAELARSVASSMAEVQGLVDIDTTLEAPTRQWEISVDRARAARFGVSQTQVVEALQLALGGMNVSFLHDDHAKYPVPIRVTLEDADKAQPSVLMSLQVRSRAGNLVPLASIAQVREADWMGAIYHKNLLPVTYVTADMAGEIDSPLYGMFAMVDRLKQQEGAPEQFFIDQPPLPEKGTLKWDGEWKITYETFRDMGAAYSVGMFMIFVLLVAQFRSYILPLVIMAPIPLTLIGIMPGHALLGREFTATSMIGMIALAGIIVRNSILLVVFIRQLLDEGVELDKAVVLAGAVRIKPIALTAISAMVGAYFILNDPIFNGLAISLVFGLALSTLLTVLVVPLLYYTLARRGWVH, from the coding sequence TTGAGTCGCGAACTGCCTCCGGTCGGTCCTTCCGGGGCGATTGCCCGGGTTTTTCAGGATAACCATCTGACGCCCTTGCTGGCGCTGCTATCAATCATTCTGGGTGTGCTCGCAGTTGTTGTGACTCCGAAAGAGGAAGAGCCGCAGATAGACGTCACCATGGCGGATATCATGGTGGCTTTTCCGGGCGCCAGCACGCAGGAAGTAGAGAGTGCCATCGCAACTCCGGCCGAGCAGGTGATGAGTGAAATTGCCGGTGTTGAGCACGTATACTCCGTGTCCCGCCAGGGCCAGGCGATTATTACCGTGCAGTTTGAAGTCGGCATTCCACGGCAGGAAGCGCTTGTGCGGCTTTATGACCAGGTGTATTCCAACCAGGACTGGCTACCGCCGGATCTGGGCGCCACGCAGCCACTGGTCAAGCCGAAGGGCATTGATGATGTGCCGGTGATGACGCTCACGCTTTACGACCCCGTCAATGGTCATACCGGTGAAGAACTTACCCGTCTGGCCCACATGCTGGAAGTGGCGCTCAAGCGGGTGCCCGGAACCCGGGATGTTTATACGGTGGGCGGTGTGCCTGACCGGGTGGACATCCATTTTGATCCGGCTCTGCTTGCCGGGTTTAACCTTACCCTCAGCGATATCCGCGATGCCTTGAGAGCTGCTAACAGCAGCAGTCAGGATGCTCGCATTACCCGTGATAACCTCTCCATTCCGGTTCAGGTAGGCACTTTGCTGAAAAGCATGGACGATGTGCGTGCCCTCGTTGTCGGCATGCACAACGGCGCGGCTGTGTATCTGGATGATGTGGCAAACGTCAGCCGCGGCGGAACCGTTGCTGATCAGAGTGTCATGACCGGCTTCGGGCCGGCAGCGGATGTGGGTAATGTTGGTAAGCCTGGTGATGTCTACCCGGCAGTAACATTGGCGATAGCCAAGAAACCCGGGCAAAACGCTGTGGATATCACAACCGCCATTGAGCAGCGGCTGGAGCTGATTCGCAACCGCGCCTTGCCAGAAGGTGTGGAAGTTATTGTTACCCGGGATTACGGCGAAACTGCCTCTGTTAAAGCACGCAAGCTCATTTCCGATTTGACATCCGCCACTCTGTGCGTGGTGTTGCTGGTGCTGGTGGCCATGGGCTGGCGCCAGGCGCTGATTGTCGGTATAGCCGTGCTGATCACACTGTTGCTGACGCTGGTGTTCTCCTGGGCCTGGGGCTTCACCCTGAACCGGGTTTCCCTGTTCGCACTGATTTTTTCCATCGGTATTCTGGTGGATGACGGCATCGTGATTACCGAAAACATCAACCGCCGGATCCGCAACTCCAACCTCCCGGTGCGAGATATCATTCCGGTAGCGGTGGACGAAGTGGGCACGCCCACCATTATGGCCAGCCTTACCATTATGGCGGCCTTGCTACCCATGGCGTTCGTAACAGGCCTGATGGGCCCGTACATGAGCCCCATCCCCATCAACGCATCCGCCGGTATGGTGCTATCCCAGATTGTTGCCTTTGTGGTGGCACCCTGGTTGGCACTGCGTCTGTTGAAACACCAAAAAGGTGAAACCGCGACAGAAGCTGAAGAGGCCGGCAGTTCAGCCGATGGTGTCAGCCCAATGTCCCTGAAAATCTTCGGGGGCATACTTTCACCGTTTCTGGGTGATCACCGTTGGCGTCGTCGCTTGCTAGCGCTTGGGGTGATCCTGCTGACTCTGGCCGCTTCGTCGTTACCGGTGTTTCAGGCGGTTATCATGAAAATGCTGCCTTTCGACAACAAATCCGAGCTTCAGGTTGTGGTTGATATGCCCGAGAGCACGCCGGTTGAACAGACCCAGCGGGTGCTCATGGAAATGGGGCATTACCTGGAAACCGTTGACGAAGTGACCAGCTGGCAGAGCTATGCCGGCACCGCCGCGCCCATCAACTTCAATGGGCTGGTGCGCCAGTATTATTTGCGCAGCGACCCTTATCAGGGCGACATTCAGGTAAACCTCAGCGACGAAGGTGTGCGATCCCGTCAGTCCCACGTTATTGCCCAGGCGTTGCGGGAGCCGCTGACCGCCATCGGCAATCGGTACGACGCCAGCGTCAAAATTGTTGAAGTGCCGCCGGGCCCGCCGGTGCTGTCGCCAGTGGTGGCGGAGATCTACGGCGCTGACCCTGACCAGCGCGCTGAGCTCGCCCGCTCGGTAGCATCGAGTATGGCTGAAGTGCAGGGATTGGTGGATATCGACACCACGCTGGAAGCACCCACTCGCCAATGGGAAATTTCAGTAGATCGCGCCCGGGCTGCCCGTTTTGGGGTGTCCCAGACCCAGGTCGTCGAGGCTTTGCAGTTGGCGCTGGGAGGCATGAACGTCAGCTTTTTACACGATGACCATGCCAAATATCCGGTGCCTATTCGCGTAACTCTTGAGGACGCCGATAAGGCGCAGCCGTCGGTTCTCATGTCCCTGCAGGTGCGAAGCCGCGCCGGTAATCTGGTGCCACTGGCCAGTATCGCCCAGGTACGCGAAGCCGACTGGATGGGCGCGATCTATCACAAAAACCTGCTACCGGTGACTTATGTGACGGCCGATATGGCAGGCGAGATAGATTCCCCCCTGTACGGCATGTTTGCCATGGTTGATCGCCTGAAACAGCAAGAAGGTGCGCCGGAACAGTTCTTTATTGACCAGCCGCCGTTGCCGGAAAAAGGCACGCTCAAATGGGATGGTGAGTGGAAGATTACCTACGAAACCTTCCGGGATATGGGCGCCGCCTACAGCGTGGGTATGTTCATGATTTTTGTGCTGCTGGTGGCGCAGTTCCGCTCGTATATCCTGCCGCTGGTGATTATGGCACCCATTCCGCTGACCCTGATTGGAATCATGCCCGGGCATGCCTTGCTGGGCCGGGAATTTACCGCGACCAGCATGATCGGCATGATTGCCTTAGCAGGCATTATCGTGCGCAACTCCATTTTGTTGGTTGTGTTTATCCGGCAGCTTCTGGATGAAGGCGTTGAGCTGGACAAAGCCGTAGTTCTGGCTGGTGCGGTGCGCATCAAGCCGATAGCCCTGACTGCCATATCGGCGATGGTAGGCGCTTACTTCATTCTCAATGATCCGATTTTCAACGGGCTGGCAATTTCTCTGGTGTTCGGGCTCGCGCTTTCTACCCTGCTGACGGTTCTGGTTGTGCCACTGCTGTATTACACGCTTGCCAGGCGCGGATGGGTTCATTAG
- a CDS encoding potassium channel family protein, giving the protein MLSATAINSLIVVLVVLMHHMVLVRLSGLLAKMHYRHHFRLVIAVFGILLAHTAQVWVFACAYFFMHHADSWGSLTGNFNGGLLDCVYFSFSTFTTVGYGDIVPVGPLRFLTGIEGLTGLVLITWSASFLFVKMQSYWTGS; this is encoded by the coding sequence CTGCTCAGCGCAACTGCCATCAATTCTCTTATTGTGGTGCTTGTTGTGCTTATGCACCACATGGTACTTGTCCGGCTGAGCGGGCTGCTGGCCAAAATGCACTATCGCCATCACTTTCGTCTGGTGATTGCCGTATTTGGTATCCTGCTCGCCCATACAGCCCAGGTGTGGGTTTTTGCTTGCGCTTACTTTTTCATGCACCACGCCGATTCTTGGGGCTCACTGACGGGCAACTTCAACGGCGGCTTGCTGGATTGTGTTTACTTCTCTTTCAGCACCTTCACCACCGTTGGCTATGGTGATATCGTGCCCGTTGGCCCGCTGCGTTTCCTAACCGGCATCGAAGGGCTCACAGGGTTGGTGCTTATTACCTGGAGCGCTTCTTTCCTGTTTGTGAAAATGCAAAGCTACTGGACTGGTAGCTAG